A genomic segment from Bombus affinis isolate iyBomAffi1 chromosome 13, iyBomAffi1.2, whole genome shotgun sequence encodes:
- the LOC126923155 gene encoding 60S ribosomal protein L34-like: MVQRLTYRRRLSYNTKSNRRRVVRTPGGKLVYQYLKKPKKIPRCGQCKDKLRGIQPARPMERSRMCRRKKTVKRVYGGVLCHKCVKERIVRAFLIEEQKIVIKVMKTHAFAKLRKAEK, from the exons ATGGTACAGCGACTAACCTATCGACGTCGATTGTCATACAATACAAAGAGTAACAGGAGACGCGT TGTGCGTACTCCTGGAGGAAAATTAGTATATCAATATCTTAAGAAACCGAAGAAAATTCCAAGATGCGGTCAATGCAAAGACAAATTGAGGGGTATTCAACCAGCCAGACCTATGGAAAGGTCGCGAATGTGCAGACGAAAAAAGACGGTCAAACGTGTATATGGCGGTGTTCTTTGTCACAAATGCGTCAAGGAAAG AATCGTTCGTGCTTTCCTTATTGAAGAACAGAAGATTGTCATAAAGGTGATGAAAACACATGCGTTTGCAAAATTGAGGAAAGCAGAAAAataa